The following proteins come from a genomic window of Deltaproteobacteria bacterium:
- a CDS encoding biopolymer transporter ExbD, with the protein MAGGMDLGTGGKGKKKPLDTAINLVPFIDLMAVTISFLIMTAVWTQISRLQVSQAGGPSQDTPPDDKALNLTLVVSERGYTINAQNAVYADIPKANGGYDVKTLDDKLKALHTNYPDQHQITVQSEDKVKYIDLVKVIDECVGNKLDAVSVSAVG; encoded by the coding sequence AGGTGGCAAGGGCAAGAAGAAGCCGTTGGACACGGCGATCAACCTCGTGCCCTTCATCGACCTGATGGCGGTGACCATCAGCTTCCTCATCATGACCGCGGTCTGGACCCAGATCTCGCGGCTCCAGGTGAGCCAGGCGGGCGGGCCCAGTCAGGACACGCCCCCGGATGACAAGGCGCTCAACCTGACGCTCGTCGTGAGCGAGCGCGGCTACACCATCAACGCGCAGAACGCGGTGTACGCCGACATCCCCAAGGCGAACGGCGGCTACGACGTGAAGACCCTGGACGACAAGCTCAAGGCCCTTCACACCAACTACCCCGACCAGCACCAGATCACCGTCCAGAGCGAGGACAAGGTGAAGTACATCGACCTCGTGAAGGTGATCGATGAGTGCGTGGGCAACAAGCTCGACGCGGTGAGCGTCAGCGCGGTCGGCTAA
- a CDS encoding septal ring lytic transglycosylase RlpA family protein — MASGCAHRPATAGYAEEGIAGYYGKDFDGRRTASGAIFHAEAKTCAHRTLPFGAIVEVTRLDNGRSVVVTVTDRGPFVSGRIIDLSLGAARQIGLVQAGLTRVRIAVLSVPPSKR, encoded by the coding sequence ATGGCATCCGGCTGCGCGCATCGACCGGCGACCGCCGGCTACGCCGAAGAGGGCATCGCGGGCTACTACGGCAAGGACTTCGACGGCCGGCGCACGGCGAGCGGCGCCATCTTCCACGCCGAGGCCAAGACCTGCGCGCACCGCACGCTGCCCTTCGGCGCGATCGTCGAGGTCACCCGGCTGGACAACGGCCGCAGCGTGGTGGTCACCGTCACCGATCGCGGGCCCTTCGTCTCCGGGCGCATCATCGACCTCTCGCTCGGCGCCGCCCGGCAGATTGGCCTGGTGCAGGCGGGCCTGACGCGGGTGCGCATCGCCGTCTTGAGCGTCCCGCCGAGCAAGCGTTGA
- a CDS encoding PilZ domain-containing protein: MSDRRSEARHNVVITIELAFERAHSLHACENLSAGGAFFRHAIPYRVGTKVAVTFGLPGERELIRCDGEVVNVPRPQEYGMGVQFLGLPDDVRARIARFAEQASQQS; this comes from the coding sequence GTGTCCGACCGCCGCTCCGAAGCGCGCCACAACGTGGTGATCACCATCGAGCTCGCCTTCGAGCGCGCGCACTCGCTGCACGCCTGCGAGAACCTGTCCGCCGGCGGCGCCTTCTTCCGCCACGCCATCCCCTATCGCGTGGGCACCAAGGTCGCGGTCACCTTTGGGCTGCCCGGCGAGCGCGAGCTCATCCGCTGCGACGGCGAGGTGGTCAACGTGCCGCGGCCGCAGGAGTACGGCATGGGCGTCCAGTTCCTGGGGCTGCCCGACGACGTCCGCGCGCGCATCGCCAGGTTCGCCGAGCAGGCTTCCCAACAGAGCTAG
- a CDS encoding biopolymer transporter ExbD, with product MPIVVPGKRFGPRLMKSKIFGKGAHGKKGVFADLLITPLVDMFVIIVLFLIANFSATGEVLFMTKDIQLPTANNGDPIEMKPVVQVSKTAILVQGETVAQVADLGKDEYWNIPALEEKLRDEKKRLDVLHEGDKEGGFKGEVNIQADKEVEFSIIKRVMYSANQAGYFNLNFATLTGGGGGGDKTASAATPGAPAAPAK from the coding sequence ATGCCCATCGTCGTCCCTGGCAAGCGGTTTGGCCCGCGGCTCATGAAGAGCAAGATCTTCGGCAAGGGCGCCCACGGCAAGAAGGGCGTCTTCGCCGACCTGCTCATCACCCCGCTGGTCGACATGTTCGTGATCATCGTGCTCTTCCTCATCGCCAACTTCTCGGCGACGGGCGAGGTGCTCTTCATGACCAAGGACATCCAGCTCCCCACTGCGAACAACGGCGACCCCATCGAGATGAAGCCGGTGGTCCAGGTGTCGAAGACCGCCATCCTGGTGCAGGGCGAGACCGTCGCCCAGGTGGCCGACCTCGGCAAGGACGAGTACTGGAACATCCCCGCGCTCGAGGAGAAGCTCCGCGACGAGAAGAAGCGCCTCGACGTCCTCCACGAGGGCGACAAGGAGGGCGGCTTCAAGGGTGAGGTGAACATCCAGGCCGACAAGGAAGTGGAGTTCTCCATCATCAAGCGCGTGATGTACTCGGCCAACCAGGCCGGCTACTTCAACCTGAACTTCGCCACCCTCACCGGCGGCGGCGGTGGCGGCGACAAGACCGCCTCTGCGGCCACGCCTGGCGCTCCGGCGGCTCCCGCGAAGTAA
- a CDS encoding LON peptidase substrate-binding domain-containing protein yields MFSREALARSLDRLKIFPLPTAVLLPGAVLPLHIFEPRYRKMVADALAGDRMLAMSMLEPGWEQDYHGRPRVRRICGVGRIAQEEKLPDGRFNIQLVGVGRAEIVEELPPEEPYRVVRARLPQEEAPADARLSETLRHALLSLCAAVPGEASQELARAGGALKDPGDLADVCTAALCSEASLRQKVLEELAIGKRLQLALDVVGDALLKARPEPEDGGVLN; encoded by the coding sequence ATGTTCTCGCGCGAGGCGCTCGCCCGGTCGCTCGATCGGCTGAAGATCTTCCCGCTGCCCACGGCGGTGCTGCTGCCGGGCGCGGTGCTGCCCCTGCACATCTTCGAGCCGCGCTACCGCAAGATGGTGGCCGACGCGCTCGCGGGCGACCGCATGCTGGCCATGAGCATGCTCGAGCCAGGCTGGGAGCAGGACTACCACGGGCGTCCGCGGGTGCGGCGCATCTGCGGGGTGGGGCGCATCGCCCAGGAAGAGAAGCTCCCCGACGGCCGCTTCAACATCCAGCTGGTGGGCGTGGGGCGCGCGGAGATCGTGGAGGAGCTGCCCCCCGAGGAGCCGTATCGCGTGGTGCGCGCGCGCTTGCCGCAGGAGGAGGCGCCGGCGGACGCGCGGCTCTCGGAGACCCTGCGGCACGCGCTGCTCTCGCTCTGCGCGGCGGTGCCTGGCGAGGCGTCGCAGGAGCTGGCCCGCGCGGGTGGGGCGCTCAAGGACCCGGGCGACCTGGCCGACGTGTGCACGGCGGCGCTCTGCAGTGAGGCGTCGCTGCGGCAGAAGGTGCTGGAGGAGCTGGCCATTGGGAAGCGGCTGCAGCTCGCGCTCGACGTTGTCGGCGACGCGCTGCTCAAGGCCCGCCCCGAGCCCGAGGACGGCGGCGTCCTCAACTGA